GCTATTTTCAGTATTTTCCCAGCTTTCATTTGCGGCTGGGTATGCAATCATTCCGGCTTGCATCTACACTCATGGCTGGTGTGGCTTGATCATAATAATTAGTTGAGAAATAAGGATTGTATGAGCAAAGAATTTCAGGGCGGCGCTTTACCGCACAGCAATGGCAGCCCGGAACAAATCGATCTTATTGACCTTCTGGTGCAACTCTGGAAGGGAAAAATCACTATCATTGCGACGATTATCGTGATGATTTTGCTGGCTGTACTTTACCTCTTCGTCGCGAAAGAAAAATGGACGTCAACGGCTATCGTGACGATGCCGGACGCCGGTCAGATTGCCAGTTATAACAACGCCATGAATATCCTGTATGGCAACGCAGCGCCGAACGTTACAGACGTGCAGCAGCGCGTGGTAGGGCGCTTTAGCTCTGCGTTTTCCGCGCTCTCTGAAACGCTGCAAAACCAGCAAGAGCCGGAACAACTGACCATCGATATGGCGGTTAAAGGCCAGCCGCTGCCGCTGAAAGTCACTTATCAGGGAGAAACCGCACAATCAGCGCAGAAAAAGCTGGCGGAATACATCCAGCAGGTGGATGAGGAGATCGCCAAAGAGCTGAACAAAGACCTCACCGATAATGCGACGGCCCGTCAGAAAGAGCTTCAGGAGTCGCTTGCGACGCAGGAGAAAGTGGCGCAAGAGCAGAAAGATTTGCGCATCAAACAAATCGCCGAAGCGCTAAAATT
The genomic region above belongs to Cronobacter malonaticus LMG 23826 and contains:
- the wzzB gene encoding LPS O-antigen chain length determinant protein WzzB, coding for MSKEFQGGALPHSNGSPEQIDLIDLLVQLWKGKITIIATIIVMILLAVLYLFVAKEKWTSTAIVTMPDAGQIASYNNAMNILYGNAAPNVTDVQQRVVGRFSSAFSALSETLQNQQEPEQLTIDMAVKGQPLPLKVTYQGETAQSAQKKLAEYIQQVDEEIAKELNKDLTDNATARQKELQESLATQEKVAQEQKDLRIKQIAEALKFAQESNVTSPQMPQAQEVTQDTLFLLGSEALSSMIKNESTRPLVFSDAYYQTKQNLLDISKLKVDESSLHAYRYVMKPTEPLRRDSPKRALVLVLAVLLGGLIGSAIVLCRNAIREHASRQLR